The genomic DNA AAGAGGCTATTGCTAACTATCCTCAACTTGCATCAATACCAATGAAGATTGTTATTGATGCACAACAGGCTTTTGGTACAGGTACACATGAAACAACACAAATGATTGTTTCATTATTACTGAACCAAAACCTGAAGGACAAGAGAGTCCTCGACTGCGGCTGTGGAACAGGTATCTTAGGCATTGTTGCCGCAAAATGCGGTGCAAAAGAAGCCGTATGCTATGACATTGATGAATGGAGTGTACGAAATGCCGAACACAATGCCAAACTAAATGGTGTAGAATTAGAGGTGCTTGAAGGCGATAAGCGAGTCTTATCACACGTAAGCGGTGTCTTTGATATCATCTTGGCAAATATCAATCGTAATATTATCCTTGAAGATATAGAAGAATTTGTCAGTGTCATGACGACTGATTCAAAGATTATTTTGAGTGGATTCTATGAACAGGATGCAGAAGCTATCCTTCAGAAAGCTAATGAACTCGGTCTGAAAGAGGTTCAACGTTTGTTGAATCATGACTGGTGCTGCCTACTGCTTGAACGGGCGTAACCTCTTCGGGAATAAGTAGTTGCTGCAAGTCGTAGAAGCTACCATTGTAGATATCTAAATCTACATATCCCTTAATACCTGGCAGCCTTCCGGCATCGGTATGCTGCCAGAATTTCCAAGCACCTTGATATTCCATCTGATTAACATAGTAGTGTGCTATCCAATAAGGATAGTCATCAAAGCGAGAATCAGAAAGATATTGGTCTTTAAACTTATAATAGGTATAGATGATAGGTTTCACATGATACCTATCTTCTACTATATGTAGCCATGTCAGAATATTCTGCTGGAACTCTTCCGTACTGATATTCTTTGGTTTATGCTCAACATCAAGAACAGGTGGTAAATCTCCCGGCTGCAAATGAACCATAGCAAGGAAGAAATAAGCCTGACGACGTGCCGACGAGTTATTGCTCCAGAAATGATAAACACCTCGTATAAAACCTGACTCTTTAGCATTATAGAAGTTATCTCTGAACTTTACATCAACATGACTATCACCCTCTGTTGACTTTATGATAATAAAACGAATAGGCGAACGGTCTATCATCGCATTTCTAAGTCGGTTCCAATTAATCGTACCCTGATAACGACTTACATCAATACCATAAATCGTATAGCCCTCTGGATAATCAGGATCACCATAAATAGCACGCCATCTAAATCCTGTAGGTGATACAAAGAAATAATAGAACAAGAAACTATATCCAGCAGCAAGACACAATCCACCTGCCCATCTCATCCAACTTGGCATCTGAACCCAAGTTTTTAGTATTGAATGAAGTGCTTTGGAGATAAACATTTTCTTACTTTTGGATAATTTAAAGTTCTACTTTACTTCTACATTAAATTGACTTTCGAGATTTCTTTTCATGAACAAAAATATTTATTTTCATGAAGAAAAATATTTATTTACGTGAAAAAAAGAATTTATTTTCATGAAAATAAATTAGCATACCATCTAAATAAGTTGAAAATATGATGTTTCTTTAGATACTATTGACTACAAAAAAGAAGACTATTAAACACTACTTACAACCATAGTCAAGCACCTTTATTCTTGTATAAATTTTATAATAATAGATTGAAAATCAAAGGAGTAATTTAACTTTGTTTACTAACTACTTAAAACATAAGAGGTCAGCACCAAACAGGATATTGTATAAAACAAAAGAAGAAACAGAGGATATAACTATCCCCTATTTCTTCTTTATAAATATACTATTACTTAGCCTGCTCTAACTCGAGAGTCTTAGTAGTCTGATCGCATACTGAAGAAGGACCCCAGTACTGGATAGGACCCGGATAGATGTAGCATGTTTCCTTCGCCCACTTCTCACGCTGAGCAGCGAAAGTCTTGAATGGAGCACCATCGAGCTCAACAAGTGCCTTGCGAATAACTGGCTTCATCTCACCGTTACGTCTCTCCATGTTCATCATCATTGTGATTGGCACACCTCCTGCCTTCCACTGATCTGTACCAGCAGTTGTATTCTTAACGATAGCCATGTAACCAGTCTTACCGTTAGCAATCAGCTGAGCTGCTGATGAACCGAGTGCATAGCAGTAGTCTGCATCGAAGTTAGAAGGAGCTGCGCAACGACCCTCGTAACCGAAGAAGTGGTGCAGAGGAGAGAACTTACCTGTGTATTTGCCCTCCTTCTTCCACTGATCAAGCTTAGCAGCAACCATTTCAGAGATGAGTTTCTCAGTCTCAATGAGAGATACCTGCACGTTTCCGTGTGGGTCGCGGTCAAGAGAAAGCTGACGTGCAACGCCCTCTGGAAGTGTCTCGAAAGTAGCCTTGTTTTCTGCTGAGAGGTGCTCAAGGATATACTTACGCTGTGCATCCTTGTCAAGATTCAGATAGTCTGCACCGTGAGCAGCGAGCAAGTCGTTCAACTCCTGAATCAAACGACCAATAGCAGGAATA from Prevotella melaninogenica includes the following:
- the prmA gene encoding 50S ribosomal protein L11 methyltransferase, giving the protein MKYIQVRFTAEPDSQDVRDIIASLAGEVGFDSFTDETDGLVGYCQEDLFNEETLTETMQNLPIPDVKVSFTANQVEDKNWNEEWEKAGFDPIIIDNRCAIICKNMEEEAIANYPQLASIPMKIVIDAQQAFGTGTHETTQMIVSLLLNQNLKDKRVLDCGCGTGILGIVAAKCGAKEAVCYDIDEWSVRNAEHNAKLNGVELEVLEGDKRVLSHVSGVFDIILANINRNIILEDIEEFVSVMTTDSKIILSGFYEQDAEAILQKANELGLKEVQRLLNHDWCCLLLERA
- a CDS encoding glycoside hydrolase family 25 protein, whose translation is MPSWMRWAGGLCLAAGYSFLFYYFFVSPTGFRWRAIYGDPDYPEGYTIYGIDVSRYQGTINWNRLRNAMIDRSPIRFIIIKSTEGDSHVDVKFRDNFYNAKESGFIRGVYHFWSNNSSARRQAYFFLAMVHLQPGDLPPVLDVEHKPKNISTEEFQQNILTWLHIVEDRYHVKPIIYTYYKFKDQYLSDSRFDDYPYWIAHYYVNQMEYQGAWKFWQHTDAGRLPGIKGYVDLDIYNGSFYDLQQLLIPEEVTPVQAVGSTSHDSTNVEPLSDRVH